Proteins encoded by one window of Chaetodon trifascialis isolate fChaTrf1 chromosome 15, fChaTrf1.hap1, whole genome shotgun sequence:
- the LOC139343216 gene encoding immunoglobulin gamma-1 heavy chain-like yields MFGSAVIKLLFSPGVSSKSLTESEPVVKELGESHKLTCTYVGISDDDSHISWIRQAQGKGLEWLGHISATGGHVRDYSRSVQNRFHISRNNNLDQVYLQMNSLTTEDSAVYYCARKQRMEMQHCDAFEQWGPGTEVTVSSATAVSPTLFPLVQWTSGPDDKITVGCLAHDFYPKSLTFQWTDASGTSLTSVQYPTAERNSKYTGVSLVQVSKSDWDSRKSFDCSVTHPGGQKSLKVQMAPIPPKITLVSVPNGDTQTLVCTIENVLLKELSVKWKKDANSVNDFSTWESSLTNSAVSVLKVEKTDWDNQAVYTCEVTHKEQTYTKKTSKAPITVTLNRPSPKDMFSSNQAKLECIVTGQSETDVNEIKIFWQIDGQKVTNNIAESTEGKIKTSTMTRSRTEWLRVNKVRCSAIRDDMTEVNQDLTVQPGDGRKPSVTVHILPEEVIKQGDSAEVTLVCLVSSPVQQDYYIAWSEHSGQKTGIYNDGINFLPQKTKNGYSVTSVYTTTKEKWNSWRFECIVWPAGSNDSTTVREVSKAQGNFPECDK; encoded by the exons ATGTTTGGCTCTGCTGTGATCAAACTGCTTTTCTCTCCAGGTGTTAGCAGTAAGAGTCTGACCGAATCTGAGCCAGTGGTGAAGGAGCTTGGAGAATCCCACAAACTGACCTGCACATATGTAGGAATATCAGATGATGATTCTCATATCAGCTGGATCAGACAAGCTCAaggaaaaggactggagtggcTTGGCCATATTTCTGCTACAGGTGGACACGTTCGAGATTATTCCAGATCAGTACAGAATCGCTTCCACATTTCCAGAAACAACAACTTGGACCaggtgtatctgcagatgaacagccTGACGACTGAAGactctgctgtttattattgtgctcgaAA GCAGCGAATGGAGATGCAGCACTGTGACGCGTTCGAACAGTGGGGTCCTGGGACTGAAGTCACAGTATCTTCAG CAACAGCTGTATCACCAACTCTGTTCCCTTTGGTTCAGTGGACATCTGGACCTGATGATAAAATCACTGTTGGTTGTCTTGCCCATGACTTCTACCCCAAAAGTCTGACTTTCCAGTGGACCGATGCCAGTGGGACCAGTCTGACTTCTGTACAATATCCTACAGCAGAGCGAAACAGCAAATATACAGGAGTCAGTTTGGTCCAAGTATCAAAATCTGACTGGGATTCAAGGAAGTCTTTTGATTGTTCTGTGACTCACCCTGGAGGCCAGAAAAGTTTGAAAGTGCAAA TGGCCCCAATCCCTCCAAAGATAACTTTGGTATCAGTGCCAAACGGAGACACTCAGACTCTGGTGTGCACAATTGAGAATGTTCTTCTGAAAGAATTGTCTGTCAAATGGAAAAAGGATGCAAACTCTGTAAATGACTTCAGTACATGGGAGTCCAGTTTAACAAATTCAGCTGTCAGTGTCCTGAAGGTCGAGAAAACAGACTGGGACAATCAAGCTGTTTACACATGTGAGGTGACGCACAAAGAACAAACATATACAAAGAAGACCTCTAAAG CTCCTATCACAGTGACACTGAACCGACCAAGTCCCAAAGACATGTTCAGCAGCAATCAGGCAAAGCTGGAGTGCATCGTCACTGGACAAAGTGAGACTGATGTAAATGAAATTAAGATCTTTTGGCAAATTGATGGGCAAAAGGTGACCAACAACATTGCTGAATCAACCGAAGGGAAAATCAAAACCAGCACGATGACTCGTAGTCGTACTGAGTGGCTGAGAGTCAACAAAGTGCGCTGTTCTGCCATTAGAGACGATATGACTGAAGTCAATCAAGATCTGACAGTCCAGCCAGGAG ATGGAAGGAAGCCCAGTGTGACGGTCCACATCCTCCCAGAGGAGGTCATCAAGCAAGGAGACTCAGCTGAGGTCACTCTGGTGTGCCTGGTCTCCAGTCCTGTGCAGCAGGATTACTACATCGCCTGGTCAGAACATAGTGGACAAAAGACTGGCATCTACAATGACGGCATTaacttcctcccacagaagaCTAAAAATGGCTACTCAGTTACAAGTGTTTACACCACCACCAAGGAAAAGTGGAACAGTTGGAGGTTTGAGTGCATCGTCTGGCCTGCTGGCAGCAATGACTCCACGACAGTGCGAGAAGTGTCTAAGGCTCAGGGTAACTTCCCTGAATGTGACAAATAG